From a region of the Streptomyces sp. B21-083 genome:
- a CDS encoding putative bifunctional diguanylate cyclase/phosphodiesterase yields MVAQLVLALVCAGYAVGSALGWGSPRLALIMGDFGLSAAAAIAAVSCFVYARRRIRFRLAWLLFALSSAMASLGNLVWGWYEIVLDQDVPSPSLADLFFLCFAPPAIVGLMVLAKRPATKAGWVCMVLDAWLIGGSLLTLSWSLALAQAAKFDGPSVAHAALSLAYPLLDIALVSMVLSLHFRRSTVNRSAANTAIGALALTVGCDALFTSPLMHSNYHSGQLLDAGWFAGSLLLAYAPWVRSGPGGPGGSDGHTRVVHEHRPGRQHPGGPGGPRPVPRQGRATVPGQGQPPAPGGDHSRYPATRPITGSLAALTPYLAAAVCTLGVLYNVLNGRSPDRVVLITAGGVVLALVVRQGIMLLDNITLTQELAQKENHFRSLVQGSSDVIMIAAPSGMLRYVSPAAAGVYGRSAEDLVGTELAHLIHPEDLGCVVHEVRRFLAASPGEEPTTRIECRFKSGDGGWLNVESTVNRHHGGLIFNSRDVTERVRLQAQLQHNAEHDPLTDLPNRALFTQRVQQALSGRRSTDRGTAVLFIDLDGFKAVNDTIGHQAGDELLVQAARRLHDAVRYGDTASRLGGDEFAALIVGDGTRDRAARERQIGELANRLRLTLSQPYDIGGNDVRVNASIGVAFAEPGLGAGELLRNADLAMYRAKASGKGRVELYAPQMQQDVVRKAELATRLRAALHDGEFALLHQPVVALESGRITSVSAQARWRSSQGVLFTPAEFLRVTGDSDKTAELDRWTLEEAVEQAAERAATGLAVPVAVRMSARRLLDRSLPLGSIETLLTRHGLPTGALEIELTDTDPRVSLDELERRLNAFRLLGVRIALDGFGSGYAPITALRRLPVDVLKLDRGLVEGVVESTKLRKITSGLLRIATDLGLPSVADGVDLPEQVVALRAMGCTHGQGMAFSGPLDEYRLRRALSTGRYPVPHGPAEPAFAGGGSGVYTSTGVPAVFGGGTALRSHNETPVPPT; encoded by the coding sequence ATGGTCGCGCAGCTCGTACTGGCCCTGGTCTGCGCGGGATACGCCGTCGGCTCCGCGCTCGGCTGGGGCTCTCCCCGACTCGCCCTCATCATGGGCGACTTCGGGCTGAGCGCCGCCGCGGCCATCGCGGCCGTGTCCTGTTTCGTCTACGCCCGCCGCCGTATCCGCTTTCGACTGGCGTGGCTGTTGTTCGCGCTGTCGTCCGCCATGGCGTCCCTGGGCAACCTCGTCTGGGGCTGGTACGAGATCGTGCTCGACCAGGATGTGCCCAGCCCCAGCTTGGCCGACCTGTTCTTCCTGTGCTTCGCCCCGCCCGCCATCGTGGGACTCATGGTCCTCGCCAAGCGACCGGCGACGAAGGCCGGCTGGGTCTGCATGGTTCTCGACGCCTGGCTGATCGGCGGCTCGCTGCTCACCCTGTCGTGGAGCCTGGCCCTCGCCCAGGCGGCGAAGTTCGACGGGCCGAGCGTCGCGCACGCCGCGCTGTCGCTCGCCTATCCGCTGCTCGACATCGCCCTCGTGAGCATGGTGCTCTCGCTGCACTTCCGGCGCTCCACGGTGAACCGCTCCGCCGCGAACACCGCCATCGGCGCGCTCGCCCTGACCGTGGGCTGCGACGCCCTGTTCACCTCGCCCCTGATGCACAGCAACTACCACTCGGGCCAGTTGCTCGACGCCGGCTGGTTCGCGGGCTCGCTGCTCCTGGCGTACGCGCCCTGGGTCCGGTCCGGCCCCGGCGGCCCGGGCGGATCCGACGGGCACACGCGCGTGGTGCACGAACACCGCCCCGGGCGGCAGCACCCGGGCGGGCCCGGGGGACCCCGGCCCGTACCCCGCCAGGGCCGGGCCACCGTACCCGGGCAGGGGCAGCCGCCCGCACCGGGAGGCGATCACAGCCGGTATCCGGCCACCCGGCCCATCACCGGCTCGCTGGCCGCGCTCACGCCGTATCTGGCCGCCGCCGTGTGCACGCTGGGCGTCCTCTACAACGTGCTCAACGGCCGCAGCCCCGACCGCGTGGTGCTCATCACCGCGGGTGGCGTCGTTCTCGCGCTCGTCGTGCGCCAGGGCATCATGCTGCTCGACAACATCACCCTCACCCAGGAACTGGCCCAGAAGGAGAACCACTTCCGCTCCCTGGTGCAGGGCTCCAGCGACGTCATCATGATCGCCGCTCCGAGCGGGATGCTCCGGTACGTCAGCCCGGCCGCCGCCGGGGTCTACGGACGGTCCGCGGAGGACCTCGTCGGCACCGAGCTGGCCCATCTCATCCACCCGGAGGACCTGGGCTGTGTGGTGCACGAAGTCCGCCGCTTCCTCGCGGCCAGCCCCGGCGAGGAACCCACCACCCGCATCGAGTGCCGCTTCAAGTCCGGCGACGGAGGCTGGCTGAACGTCGAGTCCACCGTCAACCGGCACCACGGCGGCCTCATCTTCAACAGCCGGGACGTCACCGAACGGGTGCGCCTCCAGGCCCAGTTGCAGCACAACGCCGAACACGACCCCCTCACCGACCTGCCCAACCGCGCCCTCTTCACCCAGCGCGTGCAGCAGGCCCTGTCCGGCCGCCGCTCCACCGACCGCGGCACGGCCGTCCTCTTCATCGACCTCGACGGCTTCAAGGCCGTCAACGACACCATCGGGCACCAGGCCGGGGACGAACTGCTCGTCCAGGCCGCCCGCAGGCTCCACGACGCGGTCCGCTACGGGGACACCGCCTCCCGCCTCGGCGGTGACGAGTTCGCCGCCCTGATCGTCGGAGACGGCACCCGGGACCGTGCCGCACGCGAACGCCAGATAGGGGAACTGGCCAACAGGCTGCGGCTCACCCTCTCGCAGCCCTACGACATCGGCGGCAACGATGTCCGGGTCAACGCCTCCATCGGCGTCGCCTTCGCCGAACCCGGCCTCGGCGCGGGCGAGCTGCTGCGCAACGCCGACCTGGCGATGTACCGCGCCAAGGCCTCCGGCAAGGGCCGCGTAGAGCTGTACGCGCCCCAGATGCAGCAGGACGTCGTACGGAAGGCGGAGCTGGCCACGCGCCTGCGTGCCGCCCTGCACGACGGCGAGTTCGCGCTGCTGCACCAGCCCGTGGTGGCGCTGGAGAGCGGCCGGATCACCTCGGTCTCCGCCCAGGCGCGCTGGCGCTCCTCCCAGGGCGTCCTCTTCACGCCCGCCGAGTTCCTGCGCGTCACCGGGGACAGCGACAAGACCGCCGAGCTGGACCGCTGGACGCTGGAGGAGGCCGTCGAACAGGCCGCCGAACGCGCCGCGACCGGGCTCGCCGTGCCCGTCGCCGTCCGGATGAGCGCCCGGCGGCTCCTCGACCGCTCCCTGCCCCTGGGATCGATCGAGACCCTGCTGACCCGCCACGGGCTCCCCACGGGCGCCCTGGAGATCGAGCTGACGGACACCGACCCCCGGGTCTCCCTGGACGAGCTGGAGCGCCGGCTGAACGCCTTCAGGCTGCTCGGCGTACGGATCGCGCTGGACGGCTTCGGCAGCGGCTACGCGCCGATCACAGCGCTGCGCCGGCTCCCCGTCGACGTACTGAAACTCGACCGCGGTCTGGTCGAGGGTGTCGTCGAGTCCACGAAGCTGCGCAAGATCACCAGTGGACTGCTCAGAATCGCCACCGACCTCGGGCTGCCGTCCGTGGCCGACGGGGTGGACCTGCCGGAGCAGGTGGTCGCCCTGCGCGCGATGGGCTGCACGCACGGCCAGGGCATGGCCTTCTCCGGGCCGCTGGACGAGTACCGGCTGCGCCGGGCCCTGTCCACCGGCCGCTATCCGGTGCCGCACGGACCGGCCGAGCCCGCGTTCGCGGGCGGCGGTTCCGGGGTGTACACAAGTACAGGTGTGCCCGCTGTTTTCGGAGGCGGAACAGCCCTCCGTTCACATAATGAGACTCCCGTCCCACCCACTTGA
- the ilvN gene encoding acetolactate synthase small subunit: MSKHTLSVLVENKPGVLARITALFSRRGFNIDSLAVGVTEHPEISRITIVVNVVDALPLEQVTKQLNKLVNVLKIVELESGSAVQRELVLVKVRADNETRSQIVEIVQLFRAKTVDVSPEAVTIEATGSSDKLSAMLKMLEPYGIKELVQSGTIAIGRGARSITDRSLRALDRSA; encoded by the coding sequence ATGTCCAAGCACACCCTCTCCGTCCTCGTCGAGAACAAGCCCGGTGTCCTCGCCCGGATCACGGCTCTGTTCTCCCGGCGCGGCTTCAACATCGACTCGCTCGCCGTCGGCGTCACCGAGCACCCCGAGATCTCCCGCATCACCATCGTGGTGAACGTGGTCGACGCGCTGCCCCTCGAACAGGTCACCAAGCAGCTCAACAAGCTCGTCAACGTGCTGAAGATCGTCGAACTGGAATCCGGCTCGGCCGTTCAGCGTGAACTCGTTCTGGTGAAGGTGCGCGCGGACAACGAGACGCGCTCCCAGATCGTCGAGATCGTCCAGCTGTTCCGCGCCAAGACGGTCGACGTCTCCCCGGAGGCCGTCACCATCGAGGCCACCGGCAGCAGCGACAAGCTGTCCGCCATGCTCAAGATGCTGGAGCCGTACGGCATCAAGGAACTGGTGCAGTCCGGCACGATCGCGATCGGGCGCGGCGCGCGCTCGATCACGGACCGGTCGCTGCGGGCCCTCGACCGGTCGGCGTAA
- the ilvC gene encoding ketol-acid reductoisomerase encodes MAELFYDADADLSIIQGRKVAVIGYGSQGHAHALSLRDSGVDVRVGLHEGSKSKAKAEEQGLRVVTPAEAAAEADVIMILVPDPLQAQVYEESIKDNLSEGDALFFGHGLNIRFDFIKPPAGIDVCMVAPKGPGHLVRRQYEEGRGVPCIAAVEQDATGNAFALALSYAKGIGGTRAGVIKTTFTEETETDLFGEQAVLCGGTAALVKAGFETLTEAGYQPEIAYFECLHELKLIVDLMYEGGLEKMRWSVSETAEWGDYVTGPRIITDATKAEMKKVLAEIQDGTFAREWMAEYHGGLKKYNEYKSQDEQSLLETTGKELRKLMSWVNDEA; translated from the coding sequence GTGGCCGAGCTGTTCTACGACGCCGACGCCGACCTGTCCATCATCCAGGGCCGCAAGGTCGCGGTCATCGGTTACGGCAGCCAGGGCCATGCCCACGCGCTGTCGCTCCGCGACTCGGGTGTCGACGTCCGCGTCGGTCTGCACGAGGGCTCCAAGTCGAAGGCGAAGGCCGAGGAGCAGGGCCTGCGTGTGGTGACCCCCGCCGAGGCCGCCGCCGAGGCCGACGTCATCATGATCCTCGTCCCGGACCCGCTGCAGGCCCAGGTCTACGAGGAGTCCATCAAGGACAACCTGAGCGAGGGCGACGCGCTGTTCTTCGGCCACGGCCTGAACATCCGCTTCGACTTCATCAAGCCCCCGGCCGGCATCGACGTCTGCATGGTCGCCCCCAAGGGCCCGGGCCACCTCGTCCGCCGCCAGTACGAGGAGGGCCGCGGCGTTCCGTGTATCGCGGCCGTCGAGCAGGACGCGACCGGTAACGCCTTCGCGCTGGCCCTCTCGTACGCCAAGGGCATCGGTGGCACCCGCGCCGGCGTCATCAAGACGACGTTCACCGAGGAGACCGAGACCGACCTGTTCGGTGAGCAGGCCGTTCTCTGCGGTGGTACGGCCGCGCTGGTCAAGGCCGGTTTCGAGACGCTGACCGAGGCCGGCTACCAGCCCGAGATCGCGTACTTCGAGTGCCTGCACGAGCTGAAGCTGATCGTCGACCTCATGTACGAGGGCGGCCTGGAGAAGATGCGCTGGTCGGTCTCCGAGACCGCCGAGTGGGGCGACTACGTCACCGGCCCGCGGATCATCACGGACGCCACCAAGGCCGAGATGAAGAAGGTCCTCGCCGAGATCCAGGACGGCACCTTCGCGCGTGAGTGGATGGCCGAGTACCACGGCGGTCTGAAGAAGTACAACGAGTACAAATCACAGGACGAGCAGAGCCTCCTGGAGACCACGGGCAAGGAGCTGCGCAAGCTCATGTCCTGGGTGAACGACGAGGCGTGA
- a CDS encoding acetolactate synthase large subunit: MTEQATGASHPQPRPRSGGQQSAPEYVTGAKSLIRSLEEVGAETVFGIPGGTILPAYDPLMDSTRVRHVLVRHEQGAGHAATGYAQATGKVGVCMATSGPGATNLVTPIADAMMDSVPLVAITGQVNSKAIGTDAFQEADIVGITMPITKHSFLVTKAEDIPKAIAEAFHIASTGRPGPVLVDIPKDVLQAQTTFSWPPAHDLPGYRPVTKPHAKQIREAAKLITAARRPVLYVGGGVLKAHATAELKVLAELTGAPVTTTLMALGAFPDSHPLHVGMPGMHGAVTAVTALQKADLIVALGARFDDRVTGKLSSFAPHAKIVHADIDPAEIGKNRAADVPIVGDAREVIADLVQAVQKEHSEGQTGDYTAWWKDLNRWRETYPLGYEQPDNGSLSPQRVIERIGQLAPEDTIFAAGVGQHQMWAAHYIQYEKPATWLNSGGAGTMGYAVPAAMGAKAGAPDRTVWAIDGDGCFQMTNQELTTCALNNIPIKVAIINNGALGMVRQWQTLFYNQRYSNTVLHSGPNDVNPDAKGTRVPDFVKLSEAMGCYAIRCESPDDLDKVIEEANSVNDRPVVIDFIVHEDAMVWPMVAAGTSNDEILAARDVRPDFGDNEDD; encoded by the coding sequence ATGACCGAGCAGGCCACCGGGGCCAGTCACCCGCAGCCGCGGCCCCGTTCCGGAGGACAGCAGTCCGCCCCCGAGTACGTCACGGGTGCGAAGTCCCTCATCCGCTCGCTTGAGGAGGTCGGGGCCGAGACGGTATTCGGCATTCCCGGCGGCACGATCCTTCCCGCCTACGACCCGCTGATGGACTCCACGCGGGTGCGGCACGTGCTCGTCCGGCACGAGCAGGGCGCCGGTCACGCGGCCACCGGTTACGCGCAGGCCACCGGCAAGGTGGGCGTGTGCATGGCCACTTCGGGCCCGGGGGCCACCAACCTGGTCACGCCGATCGCGGACGCGATGATGGACTCCGTGCCGCTGGTCGCGATCACCGGTCAGGTCAACTCCAAGGCGATCGGCACGGACGCCTTCCAGGAGGCGGACATCGTCGGCATCACCATGCCGATCACCAAGCACAGCTTCCTCGTCACCAAGGCGGAGGACATCCCGAAGGCGATCGCCGAGGCGTTCCACATCGCCTCGACCGGCCGGCCGGGACCCGTCCTCGTGGACATCCCGAAGGACGTGCTGCAGGCGCAGACGACGTTCTCCTGGCCGCCGGCGCACGACCTGCCCGGCTACCGCCCGGTGACCAAGCCGCACGCCAAGCAGATCCGCGAGGCCGCCAAGCTGATCACCGCCGCCAGGCGGCCCGTCCTGTACGTCGGCGGCGGTGTCCTCAAGGCACACGCCACCGCCGAGCTCAAGGTTCTCGCCGAGCTCACCGGAGCGCCCGTCACCACCACCCTGATGGCGCTCGGCGCATTCCCCGACAGCCACCCGCTGCACGTGGGAATGCCGGGCATGCACGGTGCGGTCACCGCCGTCACCGCGCTGCAGAAGGCCGACCTGATCGTCGCCCTCGGAGCCCGCTTCGACGACCGCGTCACCGGCAAGCTGTCCAGCTTCGCCCCGCACGCCAAGATCGTCCACGCCGACATCGACCCGGCGGAGATCGGCAAGAACCGCGCCGCCGACGTCCCGATCGTCGGGGACGCCCGCGAGGTCATCGCCGACCTGGTCCAGGCGGTGCAGAAGGAGCACAGCGAGGGCCAGACCGGCGACTACACCGCCTGGTGGAAGGACCTCAACCGCTGGCGCGAGACCTACCCGCTGGGTTACGAGCAGCCCGACAACGGCTCGCTCTCCCCGCAGCGCGTCATCGAACGCATCGGACAGCTCGCCCCCGAGGACACGATCTTCGCGGCGGGCGTCGGCCAGCACCAGATGTGGGCCGCGCACTACATCCAGTACGAGAAGCCCGCGACCTGGCTGAACTCCGGCGGCGCCGGGACGATGGGGTACGCGGTCCCGGCTGCGATGGGCGCCAAGGCCGGCGCCCCGGACCGTACGGTCTGGGCGATCGACGGCGACGGCTGCTTCCAGATGACCAACCAGGAACTCACCACCTGCGCGCTCAACAACATCCCGATCAAGGTCGCCATCATCAACAACGGCGCCCTCGGGATGGTCCGCCAGTGGCAGACCCTGTTCTACAACCAGCGCTACTCCAACACCGTCCTGCACTCCGGGCCGAACGACGTCAATCCGGACGCCAAGGGCACCCGCGTCCCGGACTTCGTCAAGCTGTCCGAGGCGATGGGCTGCTACGCGATCCGCTGCGAGTCCCCGGACGACCTCGACAAGGTCATCGAGGAGGCGAACTCGGTCAACGACCGCCCCGTCGTGATCGACTTCATCGTCCACGAGGACGCGATGGTGTGGCCGATGGTCGCCGCCGGCACCTCCAACGACGAGATCCTGGCCGCCCGGGACGTCCGCCCCGACTTCGGCGACAACGAAGACGACTGA
- the serA gene encoding phosphoglycerate dehydrogenase — MSSKPVVLIAEELSPATVDALGPDFEIRHCNGADRAELLPAIADVDAILIRSATKVDAEAVAAARKLKVVARAGVGLDNVDVAAATKAGVMVVNAPTSNIVTAAELACGLLLATARHIPQANSALKNGEWKRSKYTGVELAEKTLGVVGLGRIGALVAQRMSAFGMKVVAYDPYVQPARAAQMGVKVLTLDELLEVSDFITVHLPKTPETVGLIGDEALHKVKPSVRIVNAARGGIVDEEALYSALKEGRVAGAGLDVYSKEPCTDSPLFELDEVVCTPHLGASTDEAQEKAGVSVARSVRLALAGELVPDAVNVQGGVIAEDVKPGLPLAEKLGRIFTALAGEVAVRLDVEVYGEITQHDVKVLELSALKGVFEDVVDETVSYVNAPLFAQERGVEVRLTTSSESADHRNVVTVRGTLGSGEEVSVSGTLAGPKHHQKIVAVGEYDVDLALADHMVVYRYADRPGVVGTVGRIFGEAGINIAGMQVSRSVAGGEALAVLTVDDTVAPGVLAEVAEEIGATSARSVNLV; from the coding sequence GTGAGCTCGAAACCTGTCGTACTCATCGCTGAAGAGCTGTCGCCCGCGACCGTCGACGCGCTCGGCCCGGACTTCGAGATCCGGCACTGCAACGGAGCGGACCGAGCCGAACTGCTCCCGGCCATCGCCGACGTCGACGCGATCCTGATCCGCTCGGCCACCAAGGTCGACGCGGAGGCGGTCGCCGCCGCCCGCAAACTGAAGGTCGTCGCACGAGCCGGCGTCGGCCTGGACAACGTGGACGTCGCCGCCGCCACCAAGGCCGGCGTGATGGTCGTCAACGCCCCGACCTCGAACATCGTCACCGCCGCCGAGCTGGCCTGCGGTCTGCTGCTGGCCACCGCGCGGCACATCCCGCAGGCCAACTCCGCGCTGAAGAACGGCGAGTGGAAGCGCTCGAAGTACACCGGCGTCGAGCTGGCCGAGAAGACCCTCGGTGTCGTCGGCCTCGGCCGGATCGGCGCGCTGGTCGCCCAGCGCATGTCGGCGTTCGGCATGAAGGTCGTCGCCTACGACCCCTACGTCCAGCCCGCGCGAGCCGCGCAGATGGGCGTGAAGGTCCTCACCCTCGACGAGCTGCTGGAAGTCTCCGACTTCATCACCGTGCACCTGCCCAAGACCCCCGAGACGGTCGGTCTCATCGGTGACGAGGCGCTGCACAAGGTCAAGCCGTCGGTGCGCATCGTGAACGCCGCGCGCGGTGGGATCGTCGACGAGGAGGCGCTGTACTCGGCGCTCAAGGAAGGCCGCGTCGCCGGCGCCGGCCTCGACGTGTACTCGAAGGAGCCCTGCACGGACTCCCCGCTGTTCGAGCTCGACGAGGTCGTCTGCACCCCGCACCTCGGCGCCTCCACGGACGAGGCGCAGGAGAAGGCCGGTGTCTCCGTCGCCCGCTCGGTGCGGCTGGCGCTCGCCGGTGAGCTGGTCCCGGACGCGGTGAACGTCCAGGGCGGGGTCATCGCCGAGGACGTCAAGCCGGGTCTGCCGCTCGCCGAGAAGCTCGGCCGCATCTTCACCGCGCTCGCGGGCGAGGTCGCGGTCCGCCTCGACGTCGAGGTGTACGGCGAGATCACCCAGCACGACGTCAAGGTGCTCGAACTCTCCGCGCTCAAGGGTGTGTTCGAGGACGTCGTCGACGAGACCGTCTCGTACGTCAACGCGCCGCTGTTCGCCCAGGAGCGCGGCGTCGAGGTACGGCTGACGACCAGCTCGGAGTCCGCGGACCACCGTAACGTCGTGACCGTGCGTGGCACGCTCGGCAGCGGCGAGGAGGTGTCGGTCTCCGGCACGCTGGCCGGTCCCAAGCACCACCAGAAGATCGTCGCGGTCGGCGAGTACGACGTCGACCTCGCGCTCGCCGACCACATGGTCGTGTACCGGTACGCGGACCGGCCCGGCGTCGTCGGCACGGTCGGCCGGATCTTCGGTGAGGCGGGGATCAACATCGCCGGGATGCAGGTCTCCCGGTCGGTGGCGGGCGGCGAGGCGCTGGCCGTCCTGACCGTCGACGACACGGTTGCCCCCGGCGTGCTGGCGGAAGTGGCCGAGGAGATCGGCGCGACGTCCGCTCGATCGGTCAACCTTGTGTAG